In the genome of uncultured Sphaerochaeta sp., the window TGCTCTATGCAAAGGATATACTCCGCCACGGTATCGAAAAGGCTTTCAGTGCAAAGGCGCTGATGCGCAAGCCGTATTTCATTCCCGAAAGCAAGCACCTTGATGATTTGCTCCGTGAGTTCAAGTTGCGCAAGGTACACATTGCCATTGCCATTGATGAATACGGTGGGGTGAGCGGCATCATTTGCATGGAAGACATCCTTGAGGTCATCGTCGGTGACATCATGGATGAGTTTGATGAGGACGAGGATGACGGCATCTGCAAATTGGATGACAACACCTTCGTCGTTGACGCCCGTACGTCCATTGAGGAGATCAATGAGGCGATCGGGTTGCATTTGGGAGAGGAAGAGTTTGAAACCATCGGAGGCTATGTCTTCGAGTTGTTCGGACGGATTCCCCTCAAGGATGAATCGGTGGAAGACGATGAAGCCATCTTCACGGTCGAGGACATCGATGGACACAAGATCAACCAAC includes:
- a CDS encoding hemolysin family protein, with translation MSLPWKGLFRKSLEREDRENRSKAEMEERQTMIEGISELKDKTVKEVMVPRVDVQFISSDISLDDLYAIIQEQGYSRYPVYEQTIDNIIGVLYAKDILRHGIEKAFSAKALMRKPYFIPESKHLDDLLREFKLRKVHIAIAIDEYGGVSGIICMEDILEVIVGDIMDEFDEDEDDGICKLDDNTFVVDARTSIEEINEAIGLHLGEEEFETIGGYVFELFGRIPLKDESVEDDEAIFTVEDIDGHKINQLKLVVKT